Proteins encoded in a region of the Haloarcula litorea genome:
- the rhcC gene encoding L-rhamnono-1,4-lactonase — protein MLDTHTHAWGPASETHPWVNGPILDLVDSFDVHTVYTADRLLADMDRNGVDEAVVVGYPICDWTDNWYTLEAVEEHDRLYGVVMLDPFADDAAERLRRCMETDGVVGFRLGAACPYDRMWETFDPSVTWLRDAVEETEFWAAAVETDAAVQILCDHGQLDQALELVETYPDLSYLFDHFAHAGPETPTDEGTFAQFADLAEYETVAVKVSEVVHMSDAAFPYADMHDHVRWYVETFGRERVIWGSDYPNVSDEATYAEACNWLRQVEGLSQRDREWLTGRAFREHVGLN, from the coding sequence ATGCTCGACACGCACACCCACGCGTGGGGACCGGCGAGCGAGACACACCCCTGGGTGAACGGCCCGATCCTGGACCTCGTCGACTCCTTCGACGTCCACACCGTCTACACGGCGGACCGACTGCTGGCCGATATGGACCGCAACGGCGTCGACGAGGCCGTCGTCGTCGGCTACCCGATCTGTGACTGGACGGACAACTGGTACACGCTGGAGGCGGTCGAGGAACACGACCGGCTGTACGGGGTCGTGATGCTCGATCCGTTCGCCGACGACGCGGCCGAACGGCTCCGCCGCTGTATGGAAACCGACGGCGTCGTCGGCTTCCGTCTCGGTGCCGCCTGTCCGTACGACCGGATGTGGGAGACGTTCGACCCGAGCGTGACGTGGCTCCGCGACGCCGTCGAGGAGACCGAGTTCTGGGCGGCCGCCGTCGAGACCGACGCCGCCGTCCAGATCCTCTGTGACCACGGCCAGCTCGACCAGGCGCTCGAACTGGTCGAGACCTACCCGGACCTGTCGTACCTGTTCGACCACTTCGCCCACGCCGGGCCGGAGACGCCGACCGACGAGGGGACCTTCGCGCAGTTCGCGGACCTGGCGGAGTACGAGACGGTCGCCGTCAAGGTCTCTGAGGTCGTCCACATGTCGGACGCGGCGTTCCCGTACGCCGACATGCACGACCACGTCCGCTGGTACGTCGAGACGTTCGGCCGCGAGCGCGTGATCTGGGGCTCGGACTACCCGAACGTCAGCGACGAGGCCACCTATGCCGAGGCGTGCAACTGGCTCAGACAGGTCGAGGGCCTCTCGCAGAGGGATCGGGAGTGGCTCACCGGGAGGGCGTTCCGGGAGCACGTCGGGCTGAACTGA